In Centropristis striata isolate RG_2023a ecotype Rhode Island chromosome 5, C.striata_1.0, whole genome shotgun sequence, a single genomic region encodes these proteins:
- the asb14b gene encoding dynein axonemal heavy chain 12, whose protein sequence is MNKETEDDFYESEDDLDEDEATQYIIEQSLIAYRKLKGLNPSDLKPSEDPDEIFKAIKEGDEDALSRLALQPETFSRVDERGWIPLHEAAAHGNKKILEIIFSASPPGAAQCRTLKGETPLFLAVVHGLRENATFLLQNGSSPDLQNDEQDSPLVAAILNDQYDLATLLLRYNGKVDQTGPLNRTALHESAFLGLENFVYLLLDSGADPNACDIKKKTPLALAAQNGHLNVVEVLLQKGAHVWCESESGTILFEAAASGNPDIISMLLDHGADPNQPLYSGHLPIHRVAYHGHILALQHLIPVTKLDAVKESGMSPLHSAAAGGHAHCVEMLLKAGHDPNFMLHPRVRRGYDDERRSALFFAVSNNDLQCTRLLLEAGAMVNQDPINCLQVALRQGNYELINTLLKSGANVNYYSRVNTTHFPSALQYALKDEVMLRMILNHGYDVQRCFDCPYGDSSHGNGPWTTCVIKDMVFCEVITVSWLKHLCAQVVRIMLDYTDHVHFCTKLKETLEEETQWQEICQIQRNARSLKHLCRLRIRQHLSHLRLRAPLFINFLPLPPRLKDYLRYKEFDVYSRGSMFNPQ, encoded by the exons ATGAACAAGGAGACGGAAGATGACTTTTATGAATCGGAGGATGACTTGGACGAAGATGAAGCGACTCAATATATAATTGAACAAAGTCTGATTGCATACAGAAAGCTCAAAGGATTGAATCCAAG TGATCTGAAACCCAGTGAAGACCCTGATGAGATTTTCAAAGCAATCAAGGAAG GTGATGAGGATGCATTGAGTAGACTGGCACTGCAACCAGAGACTTTTTCCAGAGTTGATGAACGAGGGTGGATCCCACTGCATGAGGCTGCAGCACACGGGAATAAAAAGATACTAGAGATTATCTTCTCAG CATCACCTCCAGGTGCAGCCCAGTGCCGTACTCTAAAGGGAGAGACGCCACTCTTTCTGGCTGTGGTTCACGGACTCAGAGAGAACGCTACATTCCTGTTACAGAACGGCAGCAGCCCTGATCTCCAGAATGATGAGCAGGATTCCCCACTAGTGGCAG CTATTCTGAATGACCAGTATGACTTGGCCACACTGTTGCTTCGCTACAATGGCAAAGTAGACCAAACAGGACCACTAAACCGGACAGCCCTACACGAGTCCGCCTTTTTAGGCCTGGAGAACTTCGTCTATCTGCTCCTAGACTCTGGTGCCGATCCAAATGCTTGTGACATCAAAAAGAAAACTCCACTGGCTCTGGCTGCACAGAATGGACATCTGAACGTGGTGGAGGTCCTGTTACAGAAAG GAGCCCATGTGTGGTGTGAATCAGAGTCAGGCACTATCTTGTTCGAGGCTGCAGCTTCAGGAAACCCTGACATAATCTCCATGCTGCTGGACCATGGAGCAGATCCCAACCAACCTCTTTACAGTGGGCATCTGCCAATCCACCGTGTGGCCTACCATGGTCACATACT GGCACTGCAGCACCTCATCCCAGTCACTAAGCTGGACGCTGTAAAGGAAAGTGGGATGAGTCCTCTCCATTCTGCAGCCGCTGGAGGACATGCCCACTGTGTGGAGATGCTACTCAAAGCTGGCCACGATCCAAACTTCATGCTGCACCCGAGGGTTCGTCGCGGCTATGATGATGAGCGCAGATCTGCCCTCTTTTTCGCCGTGTCCAATAATGATCTCCAGTGCACCCGCTTGCTGCTAGAGGCTGGGGCAATGGTGAACCAGGATCCTATCAACTGTTTGCAGGTGGCTCTTAGACAGGGCAACTATGAACTGATCAACACATTACTGAAGTCTGGGGCAAATGTAAACTACTACTCCCGCGTCAACACCACTCACTTCCCCTCAGCGCTGCAGTACGCCTTGAAAGACGAGGTCATGCTGAGAATGATTCTAAACCATGGGTATGATGTTCAGCGTTGCTTTGATTGTCCATATGGTGACAGTTCCCATGGCAACGGTCCTTGGACGACCTGTGTTATCAAAGACATGGTG ttctgTGAGGTGATAACAGTGTCCTGGCTGAAGCACTTATGTGCTCAGGTGGTGCGGATCATGCTCGACTACACTGACCACGTCCACTTCTGCACCAAACTTAAAGAAACCTTGGAGGAGGAGACACAGTGGCAGGAGATCTGTCAAATTCAAA GAAATGCAAGAAGCCTGAAGCACCTGTGTCGGTTACGGATAAGGCAGCATCTCAGTCACCTGCGCTTGAGAGCCCCACTTTTCATCAacttccttcctcttcctcccagGCTGAAAGATTACCTACGCTACAAGGAGTTTGATGTCTACAGCAGGGGCAGCATGTTTAACCCACagtga